Proteins encoded within one genomic window of Oryza brachyantha chromosome 7, ObraRS2, whole genome shotgun sequence:
- the LOC102710514 gene encoding putative F-box/LRR-repeat protein At3g28410, with protein MAYVQGGDGGERASRCRGRRSGRGYQGPDLISSLPDDLLYHILSFVTTPEAVRTSALSRRWTGVWTRVPRLLLLDEESKDVDRMLDSFDGVLRRYATDVDIADLTISYHWDCPEVTEERATSWAGFAARRVTGRFDLSVKVQSAGTDEHFLELPWFERTAEISLDMSGMRVQLPPAAAAGNFTRLTKLQMSHLLFMDGGGGEGISDVVSRRCPRLETLELEHIDDVEALSLSSESLLCLRLVSLFPLRRLDLEAANLRRMQLEDCFAGHGGWNGGTAMRLSTPVLEEVVWEDEYPDVVEVVRLPTCLKQLAVRGIGNRILLRFWSFSHGLMF; from the coding sequence ATGGCTTACGTGcaaggtggcgacggcggcgagagggcCTCGCGGTGCCGCGGCCGGCGATCCGGCCGTGGCTACCAGGGACCGGACCTGATCAGCAGCCTCCCCGACGACCTGCTCTACCATATCCTGAGCTTCGTCACCACGCCGGAGGCCGTCCGCACCAGCGCGCTGTCTCGCCGGTGGACCGGCGTCTGGACCCGTGTCCCGCGGCTCCTGCTGCTCGACGAGGAGTCGAAGGACGTCGACCGGATGCTGGACAGCTTCGATGGCGTCCTCCGCCGCTACGCCACCGACGTGGACATCGCCGACCTCACCATCAGCTACCACTGGGACTGCCCCGAGGTCACCGAGGAGCGGGCCACCTCGTGGGCCGGCTTCGCCGCCCGGCGAGTCACCGGCCGCTTCGACCTTTCCGTGAAGGTCCAGTCAGCAGGCACCGACGAGCACTTCCTCGAGCTCCCGTGGTTCGAGAGGACAGCGGAGATCTCCCTCGACATGTCCGGGATGCGTGTCCAgctgccgcccgccgccgccgccggaaaCTTCACCCGCCTGACGAAGCTGCAGATGTCCCACCTCCTGTtcatggacggcggcggcggcgagggcatCAGCGACGTCGTCTCGCGCCGCTGCCCACGCCTGGAGACCCTCGAGCTCGAGCACATCGACGACGTGGAGGCGCTCAGCCTCAGCAGCGAGTCGCTCCTGTGCCTGCGCCTCGTCTCCCTCTTTCCGCTCCGGCGGCTCGACCTGGAGGCTGCAAACCTGCGCAGGATGCAACTGGAGGACTGTTTCGCCGGCCACGGTGGCTGGAACGGTGGCACAGCGATGCGGCTCTCCACGCCGGTGCTGGAGGAGGTCGTCTGGGAGGACGAGTACCCCGACGTGGTTGAGGTGGTTAGGTTACCGACGTGCCTCAAGCAGCTCGCCGTCCGTGGCATTGGCAATCGGATTTTACTAAGGTTTTGGAGCTTTTCTCACGGGCTGATGTTCTAA